The following proteins are encoded in a genomic region of Oryza brachyantha chromosome 11, ObraRS2, whole genome shotgun sequence:
- the LOC102703911 gene encoding putative NAC domain-containing protein 94 isoform X1: protein MENGAGAGAITQLIESGGGGGGQPVPKRHELVVQLQFPSGFHFSPTDEELVDVYLRCKIEGRKAPLDVVNEVNIMCYHPENLIEKYRAYGEHRWFFTMVREASKTKKKGEPNRKVKVDDVEVGSWSATGSVVQIHSTKEANRKAIIGSKRVLTFKSAIASEEDRWSMHEYVMAGKSEMGQYVLCAIQLKQTYEAEKKAAEDGKKHNRRTRKAKRVAAMGEAQEEGQHETPPPEEDVCTSMASMFAAEEDVCTSMTSMFAAEEDAAMADANDGMAQADHQSSESYAAMCSEAEPVYYADQFAFAAPDDSSSCGGGNCLSYQHPATGSAASAGQAQYHVQYYQICSQDGGNMGVCSTNAGLHYNMLMGGQVQNQICSQGNVGVIGGSEDWTAFHVAVSCDQLIAAQQVERLPIGDMSSRTYFQDTDMNDFKDIFGDDDNVEIPNQWE, encoded by the exons ATGGagaacggcgccggcgccggagccatAACTCAGTTAAtagagagcggcggcggcggcggcggtcagcCTGTGCCGAAAAGGCACGAGCTGGTTGTGCAGCTACAGTTTCCAAGCGGCTTCCACTTCTCCCCGACCGACGAGGAGCTGGTGGATGTTTACCTCCGGTGCAAAATCGAGGGAAGAAAGGCGCCTCTCGACGTCGTCAACGAGGTGAACATCATGTGTTATCACCCGGAAAATTTAATAG AGAAGTACAGGGCGTACGGTGAGCACAGGTGGTTCTTCACCATGGTGAGGGAGGCGTcgaagacgaagaagaaggGGGAGCCCAACAGGAAGGTGAAGGTTGACGACGTGGAGGTGGGCAGCTGGAGCGCGACGGGGAGCGTGGTGCAGATCCACAGCACCAAGGAGGCGAACCGCAAGGCGATCATTGGGAGCAAGAGGGTGCTGACCTTCAAATCAGCGATCGCCTCCGAGGAGGACAGATGGAGCATGCACGAGTATGTCATGGCAGGGAAATCCGAG ATGGGTCAGTACGTATTGTGCGCGATACAGCTGAAGCAAACCTACGAAGCCGAGAAGAAGGCAGCGGAAGACGGCAAGAAACATAACAGAAGGACGCGGAAGGCCAAGAGGGTGGCCGCCATGGGCGAGGCACAAGAAGAAGGGCAGCACGAAACACCACCGCCTGAAGAAGATGTCTGCACTTCCATGGCTAGCATGTTTGCAGCAGAAGAAGATGTCTGCACTTCCATGACTAGCATGTTTGCAGCAGAAGAAGATGCAGCCATGGCTGACGCCAACGACGGCATGGCGCAGGCAGACCACCAATCCTCCGAAAGCTACGCGGCGATGTGCAGCGAGGCGGAGCCCGTGTACTACGCCGATCAGTTCGCCTTCGCAGCCCCAGACGACAGCtccagctgcggcggcggaaaCTGCCTCTCTTACCAGCATCCAGCGACCGGCAGCGCTGCATCAGCTGGACAGGCTCAGTATCATGTTCAGTATTATCAGATTTGCAGCCAGGACGGTGGAAATATGGGCGTCTGCTCTACCAATGCTGGCCTGCATTACAACATGCTTATGGGAGGTCAGGTTCAGAATCAGATTTGCAGTCAAGGTAATGTTGGAGTGATCGGAGGATCGGAGGATTGGACAGCTTTCCATGTGGCAGTCAGCTGTGATCAACTCATTGCAGCTCAACAGGTTGAAAGGCTGCCAATTGGTGATATGTCATCAAGAACATATTTCCAGGATACAGATATGAATGACTTTAAGGATATTTTTGGTGATGATGACAATGTAGAAATACCAAATCAATGGGAGTAG
- the LOC102703911 gene encoding putative NAC domain-containing protein 94 isoform X2, whose amino-acid sequence MENGAGAGAITQLIESGGGGGGQPVPKRHELVVQLQFPSGFHFSPTDEELVDVYLRCKIEGRKAPLDVVNEVNIMCYHPENLIEKYRAYGEHRWFFTMVREASKTKKKGEPNRKVKVDDVEVGSWSATGSVVQIHSTKEANRKAIIGSKRVLTFKSAIASEEDRWSMHEYVMAGKSEYVLCAIQLKQTYEAEKKAAEDGKKHNRRTRKAKRVAAMGEAQEEGQHETPPPEEDVCTSMASMFAAEEDVCTSMTSMFAAEEDAAMADANDGMAQADHQSSESYAAMCSEAEPVYYADQFAFAAPDDSSSCGGGNCLSYQHPATGSAASAGQAQYHVQYYQICSQDGGNMGVCSTNAGLHYNMLMGGQVQNQICSQGNVGVIGGSEDWTAFHVAVSCDQLIAAQQVERLPIGDMSSRTYFQDTDMNDFKDIFGDDDNVEIPNQWE is encoded by the exons ATGGagaacggcgccggcgccggagccatAACTCAGTTAAtagagagcggcggcggcggcggcggtcagcCTGTGCCGAAAAGGCACGAGCTGGTTGTGCAGCTACAGTTTCCAAGCGGCTTCCACTTCTCCCCGACCGACGAGGAGCTGGTGGATGTTTACCTCCGGTGCAAAATCGAGGGAAGAAAGGCGCCTCTCGACGTCGTCAACGAGGTGAACATCATGTGTTATCACCCGGAAAATTTAATAG AGAAGTACAGGGCGTACGGTGAGCACAGGTGGTTCTTCACCATGGTGAGGGAGGCGTcgaagacgaagaagaaggGGGAGCCCAACAGGAAGGTGAAGGTTGACGACGTGGAGGTGGGCAGCTGGAGCGCGACGGGGAGCGTGGTGCAGATCCACAGCACCAAGGAGGCGAACCGCAAGGCGATCATTGGGAGCAAGAGGGTGCTGACCTTCAAATCAGCGATCGCCTCCGAGGAGGACAGATGGAGCATGCACGAGTATGTCATGGCAGGGAAATCCGAG TACGTATTGTGCGCGATACAGCTGAAGCAAACCTACGAAGCCGAGAAGAAGGCAGCGGAAGACGGCAAGAAACATAACAGAAGGACGCGGAAGGCCAAGAGGGTGGCCGCCATGGGCGAGGCACAAGAAGAAGGGCAGCACGAAACACCACCGCCTGAAGAAGATGTCTGCACTTCCATGGCTAGCATGTTTGCAGCAGAAGAAGATGTCTGCACTTCCATGACTAGCATGTTTGCAGCAGAAGAAGATGCAGCCATGGCTGACGCCAACGACGGCATGGCGCAGGCAGACCACCAATCCTCCGAAAGCTACGCGGCGATGTGCAGCGAGGCGGAGCCCGTGTACTACGCCGATCAGTTCGCCTTCGCAGCCCCAGACGACAGCtccagctgcggcggcggaaaCTGCCTCTCTTACCAGCATCCAGCGACCGGCAGCGCTGCATCAGCTGGACAGGCTCAGTATCATGTTCAGTATTATCAGATTTGCAGCCAGGACGGTGGAAATATGGGCGTCTGCTCTACCAATGCTGGCCTGCATTACAACATGCTTATGGGAGGTCAGGTTCAGAATCAGATTTGCAGTCAAGGTAATGTTGGAGTGATCGGAGGATCGGAGGATTGGACAGCTTTCCATGTGGCAGTCAGCTGTGATCAACTCATTGCAGCTCAACAGGTTGAAAGGCTGCCAATTGGTGATATGTCATCAAGAACATATTTCCAGGATACAGATATGAATGACTTTAAGGATATTTTTGGTGATGATGACAATGTAGAAATACCAAATCAATGGGAGTAG
- the LOC102704190 gene encoding long chain acyl-CoA synthetase 6, peroxisomal, protein MVRVEEEQTPMDAAQRRLRAVSAHLQPPESAGVGLAANPTAGEYADVQGYSAVLPEKLQTGKWNVYRNAKTPLRLINRFPGSPDIATLHDNFVYAVETFRDCRYLGTRVCADGTVGDYKWMTYGEASTNRTAIGSGLIYHGIPEGARIGLYFINRPEWIIVDHACAAYSYVSVPLYDTLGPDAVQFIVNHATVEAIFCVPQTLSTLLSFITQMPCVHLIVVIGGDNTTVPSTPTTTGVKIMTYSSLLSQGKMSSKPFRRPKPEDIATICYTSGTTGTPKGAVLSHRNLIANVSGSSLLIKFYPSDVYISYLPLAHIYERVNQIALLHYGVAIGFYQGDNLKLMDDLAALRPTVFASVPRLYNRIYAAITNAVKESGGLKEKLFHAAYNAKRKAIINGRNPSPMWDKLVFNKIKTRLGGRVRLMSSGASPLSADVMEFLRICFGGIVIEGYGMTETSCVITTMDIDDRLIGHVGPPNPSCEIKLVDVPEMNYTSEDQPCPRGEICVRGPTIFCGYYKDEIQTREVIDEDGWLHTGDIGLWLPGGRLKIIDRKKNIFKLAQGEYIAPEKIENVYAKCKFIAQCFIYGDSFNSSLVAVVAVEPEVLKAWAASEGIQFEDLRQLCADPRARSAVLADMDSIGKEAQLRGFEFAKNVTLVAEPFTLENGLLTPTFKVKRPQAKAYFAKEIADMYAQLREAEPTKPKL, encoded by the exons ATGGtgcgggtggaggaggagcagacCCCAATGGACGCGGCCCAGCGCCGGCTGCGCGCCGTCTCGGCGCACCTCCAGCCGCCGGAGTCCGCCGGAGTGGGCCTCGCCGCCAACCCCACCGCCGGCGAGTACGCGGACG TGCAGGGCTACAGTGCTGTACTCCCTGAGAAGTTGCAAACTGGAAAGTGGAATGTATATCG GAATGCGAAGACACCCCTAAGGTTAATAAATAGATTTCCTGGCAGCCCAGACATTGCAACGCTTCATGATAATTTCGT GTATGCAGTTGAGACCTTTAGGGACTGTAGATACCTGGGTACAAGAGTCTGTGCTGATGGAACAGTTGGGGA CTATAAATGGATGACATATGGAGAAGCTAGTACAAACAGGACTGCAATCGGTTCTGGTCTTATATATCATGGAATACCTGAA GGTGCACGCATTGGTTTGTATTTTATAAACAGACCTGAGTGGATCATAGTTGATCATGCCTGTGCAGCATATTCATATGTATCTGTGCCACTTTATGATACTCTAG GTCCAGATGCAGTTCAGTTCATTGTTAATCATGCGACAGTAGAAGCTATTTTCTGTGTGCCTCAAACACTAAGCACT CTGTTAAGCTTTATAACTCAAATGCCATGTGTTCATCTTATAGTG GTAATTGGTGGGGACAATACAACTGTGCCATCTACCCCGACAACTACTGGAGTGAAAATTATGACTTACTCCAGTCTACTCAGTCAG GGGAAAATGAGTTCTAAACCTTTCCGCCGTCCAAAACCTGAAGACATTGCCACTATTTGTTACACTAGTGGTACTACCGGCACACCGAAG gGAGCTGTTCTGTCTCATAGGAACTTAATCGCAAATGTGTCAGGATCAAGCCTGCTCATTAAGTTTTACCCATCTGACGT GTATATCTCATATCTACCTTTAGCTCACATATATGAGAGAGTTAACCAGATTGCACTGCTTCACTATGGTGTTGCCATTGGATTCTATCAAGGG GATAATTTGAAGCTGATGGATGATCTCGCTGCACTGAGACCAACAGTATTCGCTAGCGTGCCCCGGCTATATAACAGAATTTATGCTGC AATTACAAATGCTGTGAAAGAGTCTGGAGggttgaaagaaaaattgtttCATGCTGCATATAATGCTAAAAGGAAAGCAATTATTAATG GACGAAATCCGTCCCCAATGTGGGACAAGTTGgtatttaacaaaataaaaactagGCTTGGTGGACGCGTGAGGCTTATGAGTTCAGGTGCTTCTCCATTGTCAGCAGATGTCATGGAATTCCTAAGGAT aTGCTTCGGTGGTATAGTAATTGAAGGATATGGAATGACAGAGACATCCTGTGTCATCACTACAATGGATATTGATGATAGGTTAATTGGTCATGTTGGACCTCCAAATCCATCTTGTG AGATTAAACTAGTAGATGTCCCAGAAATGAATTATACCTCTGAGGATCAACCATGTCCTCGTGGAGAAATTTGTGTTAGGGGGCCTACGATATTCTGTGGCTACTATAAAGACGAAATCCAAAC TAGAGAGGTCATTGACGAGGATGGTTGGTTGCACACTGGAGACATAGGTTTGTGGCTGCCTGGAGGACgtctaaaaattatagatag GAAAAAGAACATTTTCAAGTTAGCTCAAGGAGAATACATAGCTCCCGAGAAGATTGAGAATGTCTATGCCAAGTGCAAGTTTATTGCACAGTGCTTTATATATG GTGATAGTTTCAACTCTTCTTTGGTTGCTGTAGTAGCAGTTGAACCAGAGGTGTTGAAGGCTTGGGCTGCATCAGAAGGAATCCAG TTCGAGGATTTAAGACAGCTATGTGCTGATCCAAGAGCAAGATCTGCTGTACTGGCTGACATGGATTCTATTGGAAAGGAAGCACAG TTAAGAGGTTTTGAATTTGCCAAAAATGTTACCCTTGTTGCTGAACCTTTCACATTAGAAAATGGTCTCCTAACCCCAACATTCAAG GTCAAGAGACCGCAAGCTAAAGCTTACTTTGCAAAAGAAATCGCAGATATGTATGCACAACTGCGCGAAGCAGAACCAACAAAGCCTAAGCTGTAA
- the LOC102717655 gene encoding uncharacterized protein LOC102717655, with amino-acid sequence MASGDLLRREEEFYASLFDSARDDDVVRSRGQMIERRIEVLEDMATRVSNRRSRRWLNDRLLIELVPRLHVEEIKGLFAPPPWGEELPVSAFCRTSVGEWDAFRSIDMDVEARLMQQMKQSSTKQKNHVDRDELIALNAWHRIDRQTREAIKRHFLPDLLEIYEGRIRAFIEDTSGKDVLVLDVQDPFQRLLLHGVCEFYNVSSTTTTTMREGKLWKTTTIKKRSSTGAPSRITLVSFLRMKKNGSQ; translated from the exons ATGGCGAGCGGGGATTTGctgcggagggaggaggagttctACGCCTCCCTGTTCGACTCGGCCAGAG ACGATGATGTCGTCAGGTCGCGTGGGCAGATGATTGAGAGGAGGATTGAAGTTCTTGAGGACATGGCCACCAGG GTTAGTAACCGGAGATCTCGTAGGTGGTTGAATGATCGCTTGCTCATTGAACTTGTCCCTCGTCTTCATGTTGAAGAAATCAAAGGCCTCTTTGCTCCTCCGCCATGGG GTGAGGAACTGCCTGTTTCTGCATTTTGCAGGACAAGTGTTGGTGAATGGGATGCCTTCAGGAGTATTGACATGGATGTTGAG GCACGATTGATGCAACAGATGAAACAATCTTCTACAAAACAGAAGAATCATGTGGACAGAGATGAATTGATTGCTCTCAATGCTTGGCACCGTATAGATCGCCAAACAAGAGAAGCCATAAAGAGACATTTCCTCCCAGATCTTCTTGAAATATATGAA GGACGAATTAGGGCCTTCATTGAAGATACTAGTGGCAAAGATGTGCTTGTACTGGATGTCCAGGATCCATTTCAGAGGTTGCTTCTGCATGGTGTATGCGAG TTCTATAATGTATCATCTACAACAACAACTACGATGAGAGAGGGAAAGCTGTGGAAGACAACAACAATCAAGAAGAGATCGAGCACTGGGGCTCCTTCGAGGATCACTTTAGTTAGCTTCCTAAGGATGAAGAAGAACGGATCCCAGTAA
- the LOC102704464 gene encoding heavy metal-associated isoprenylated plant protein 33: MSKEEVLKIQTCVLKVNIHCDGCQKKVKKILHKIEGVYQSSIDAEQGKVTVSGLVDPATIIKKLNKAGKPAELWGSKVGVAAVNSQFQKLHLDGGGKGGQPKDGGGKGQPKDAGGKGQKGGGGGGGNNGGGGSKDVKMMLPPQMPQPTPQQLQQLQQQLQMKGLKLPQFMDGKMPFAAAAPIKDPKSVKFSLPPEDDFGDDGSEFDDEFDEFDDDEDFDDDGLDDDYYDDPKMMKQMAMPPPNAGGGGDKKGGNNGGGKKGGGGNEIPVQIKGNANNGGGGKKDAGGKHNQGGGGGNGQGGGKNGGGGQPNNAKGGGGAPNGGNHPAQGKKGGGGPAVGVGGPMGGMPAQQQAMMRPGMMAGGAGFPGMGQMGGGPMTMPMGHHPHMGMGGVQGGGPGAVQGMAPAAFYQGGGGGGGGGMPSATAEMLQAAAAAGNPMAQQQYMAMMQQQQQHQMMMNGHHHGHAGGAPAGYPAMGYGYGRPPMPYTMSYPMQPHPHADPYNYFSDENPNSCSVM; encoded by the exons ATGAGTAAGGAGGAAGTCCTCAAGATTCAG ACTTGTGTTCTGAAAGTGAACATCCACTGTGATGGGTGCCAGAAGAAGGTCAAGAAGATCCTCCACAAGATTGAAG GCGTGTACCAGAGCAGCATAGATGCTGAGCAGGGGAAGGTGACGGTGTCCGGCCTGGTGGATCCGGCCACCATTATCAAGAAGCTAAACAAGGCCGGCAAGCCGGCGGAGCTGTGGGGTTCCAAGGtcggggtggcggcggtgaaCAGCCAGTTTCAAAAGCTTCACCTTGACGGCGGTGGCAAGGGCGGGCAGCCCAAGGATGGTGGTGGCAAGGGGCAGCCCAAGGACGCCGGCGGCAAGGGAcagaagggcggcggcggcggcggtggcaacaacggtggaggcggcagcaAAGACGTGAAGATGATGCTGCCGCCGCAGATGCCGCAGCCGACGCCGCAGCAGCTTCAGCAGCTGCAGCAACAGCTGCAGATGAAGGGGCTGAAGCTGCCGCAGTTCATGGACGGCAAGATGCCGttcgcggcggccgcgccgatCAAGGACCCCAAGTCCGTCAAGTTCAGCCTTCCTCCCGAGGATGACTTCGGGGATGACGGCAGCGAGTTCGACGACGAGTTCGACGAGTTCGATGATGACGAAGACTTTGACGACGACGGTCTCGACGACGACTACTACGACGATCCCAAGATGATGAAGCAGATGGCCATGCCGCCACCAAACGCCGGCGGTGGGGGCGACAAGAAGGGTGGCAACAATGGAGGCGGCaagaagggcggcggcggaaacGAGATCCCCGTGCAGATCAAGGGGAACGCcaacaacggcggcggcggcaagaagGATGCGGGTGGCAAGCACAACCaaggtggcggaggcggcaacggccaaggcggcggcaagaacggcggcggagggcagCCGAACAACGCCAAGGGGGGTGGTGGCGCCCCGAACGGCGGCAACCATCCTGCCCAGGGGaagaagggcggcggcggccccgccGTCGGTGTCGGTGGCCCGATGGGCGGCATGCCGGCGCAGCAGCAGGCCATGATGAGGCCTGGCATGATGGCGGGTGGTGCCGGTTTCCCCGGAATGGGCCAGATGGGCGGCGGGCCCATGACCATGCCGATGGGCCACCACCCCCACATGGGGATGGGGGGCGTGCAGGGCGGCGGCCCCGGCGCCGTGCAGGGAATGGCTCCGGCGGCGTTCTaccagggcggcggcggcggcggaggcggaggaatGCCGTCCGCGACGGCGGAGATGCTGcaagccgccgcggcggccggcaacCCCATGGCCCAGCAGCAGTACATGGCCATgatgcagcagcaacagcagcaccaGATGATGATGAACGGCCACCACCACGGGCACGCCGGTGGTGCTCCGGCGGGGTACCCGGCGATGGGATACGGGTACGGCCGGCCGCCGATGCCGTACACGATGTCCTACCCAATGCAGCCGCATCCGCATGCCGACCCCTACAACTACTTCAGTGACGAGAACCCCAACAGCTGCTCGGTGATGTGA